The genomic stretch GAATTGGATTGGAAAAAAAgatgaacaaagaaaaagacCCTTCAACTTACAAGCTTTGATTTTATAAATTTGGTAAGGTTAGCTACAGGGTGAGAAATGAGAGAAGCTCATCACCTAGAAATTCATGGAtcatctattcttttttttttggtaaaaaggaTCACCTATTCATATTCTTGATTATTGGTTGTAATTTGGGTCTTCTACTATTGAAGATTCTGTGttcgatttatttatttttatttcaatgttGGATCTTACAGTACTCTGTTTTTTCGCCATTACAGATAGGAGGTCTTCATACCATGATGTGATCAGAGTTAATGAGATTCAGAAGGTATTGGACATAACTGGTGTCAAGACCTACATTATCAATAGCGCCAGAGTTGTGGTCCTGAACGAACGCCCTCAGCCAAGCCAGGGAAAGGACACCTGTGAGGTCTGCGATAGGAGTCTCCTCGATTCCTTCCGATTTTGTTCTCTGGGTTGCAAGGTAAACATCAATACAACCaagaataaaatcataaaatcccTCTTTGATCTCATTGACTTAATTTCCTCAACTCTTCTGCTacattcttttgattctccaaaATTAACTAAATTCAAAATGTGGTTTGTTTTTGAATCCAGATTGTTGGTACTTCCAGCAACTTCAGGAGGAAGAAGCAGCATCTGGGTAAGGCTTTTGATGACGAAGAATCTTATAGCAGCAGCCATGGCAATGGGAAGAACAAAGTTCAGAGCTTCACCCCTTCAACGCCGCTGCCAACTGTCGTAAATTATAGAACTGCCAACCGAAGGAAGGGAATACCTCATAGAACACCAATGGGAGGACtcaaaaaatcgtctgcaattccgatctcgtacaattccgtgaaataccaccttcaaggggtgacacgtgtattgataccaatgcaatggtccagatctgatttaaatgtctcttcactgatttaatgttttattagttgtaccagatctggaccattgtattggtatcaatacacgtgtcaccgtctgaaggtggtattgcacggaattgtacgagatcggaattgcagacgatttcaatcACATTATAGAATATTATGATTGTCTTTCCAATCAGTGGGTTAGGGGGTGTAAGTAAGGGTAATATCGGTACCCTCACCATCCCACAAGAGTCCCACCGATTACAAAGGGCTGGGTGGGAGAAAGGGTAGGCCATGTGGCCCGACAGGAAAAGTTGGGTTTTCTACCCATATTCCTACCCCCAAACAACCAAACAGCTTAACAACACAATGGGGTGGGAAATTTCTTACAACAATCCCACCCCATTGAAATACCATCAATCAAATGGGCACTTATGGTACCTCATGTTAAGAATGTGAATTTGAATTAAAACCGTTTATTGAAATCGAATTGAACCATTATACTAAAATCGtgaaaccgtttaataaatggttcggttttaattttaaaattgaagtcgtgattcgattttggtattaaaattgaaaccattgaTAAACCGTTAAACCAATTAACATATATTcagtaagtttaagtcattcaatgttaaatttacatatattttaataaaaaattaagtttacatcaaactactattaaaaagaagcatataacaataaataattcaattcaatgttaaaatttacatccatttcattcaaaattttaaagataaagaaATCGTTTGGATAAAACAAATTAGtaaacataagaaaaccattataaatggttcggttttaaTGTATGAAACAGTTGATTAAGTGGTTAGATTTTGGTTTTACTTAAGAAATCTTACACTAAACCGAGTCGAGCTATTTATACaagaaccaaaccgattaacacccttacctcaTATTTTGTAATTGCCGTTGGGGGTTCTTTATTGGGTaagtcaaaaataaaaataaaataaaataataaaagaaaaaaaatccaaattgaccatattttcaatttttccctCCCAACCTAATTCTCACCACTATTTCCACCTTCACCCCCTACCACTACCAACCCTGACCCTAAGAGATGGTCACTTGGCAGGTAAGGACTGAGAATCCCAATTGCATACAATCGAAGTAATCTACTTAATAGGATTTATAAAAGCAAGAAGAGGAGAGGGGGGTTTTCACGATTTTGGCAAACTCCTCCATCCCCTTTATTTTGTGTGCTTGATAATTAGGATTCGTGAAAGCCCAAGTGTGAGAAAAATTGTGTATACTTGTCTTGGAGTTTTCAATCCATTTGAAGCGTTGGAGGGATTGAGTCCTTATGTTGCTAGGGTGTTGAAGAGCTATTATTAGAAAAAGAGCTACACTTACGATTCTAAGATAAATTATTCCCTTCCTATATTATGGTTTTtgtacatgatttcaaatgaaagagATACCCAATCTAACTTTTCTGCTGTGTTATTGGGATCCCACCAACAATTATATTCAAAACAAAATACATCATATATTAAGGATGCTATTACTTTTGATGTGAGAAATAAAATTCCACACAATTACGTTGTTTCACCGGATACAAATAGAAATAGGTTCCTTGCATCTTCTTGGGACCTTCCTGTTTACCCTCCTCCCTTTTAGTTTTATTGtatcttcctttctcttcgtctaatcccctccccctcctcctcctccctggTTGTATCATActctttattttgatttgtttttgcCTCCGTTTTTTTATTGTATCCCTCCCTTCTTTTGCTTGTTTCTTCCCACCTTAGTTTGGTTTGTCCCCTCTCTTAGGGGTTGTGGTCCTTCTCTTTTAGGGCTTGGTAGCATTTTCTCCCTAATTTTACCGATgtccttgcaaccttggcttccatggtagaatgcaaccctatggcatAGCCCGTTTAAGAAGCCTTTCTTTATTAGGCAAGTAGCACAAGTGATTTAAGAAAATCTGCAAATTAATAAAACTAAATAAGTTTGCAACACAAATAAACAATAGATGCATggttgtaaattgtaataaatcataaCAACCACTCCCACTTGCACATTTATTTTGGGCATAGAAATTATAGGAAGAACCAATTGGAAATTGGCCAACCAAAACATGTGGgaggattaggatttaggaatGTTGAATCTCACAATATTGCACTCCTACTAAAGTTTGGTTGGAGACTAATCTCTGATGAGGATAGCATTTGGAGAAAAATTCTCTAGTCCAAATATTTTGTCAACAAGTCAGTCTTTGACTCCAGAACTCTGAAAGCTAGAGGTTCTCCATGTTGGAATAGTATTGGTAAAACTCTCCCCATTTTGAAAAAGATCGTCTTTCGGAAAATAGGTAATGGCTCAAACACCTTCTTTTGGTTTGATCCTTGGATTTGAGCTACCATTGAGATGCATAATATCTTGAACCATAGTGATTAGGGGTgccaattcctaaaccgaaccggtaaaaccagccgggccgaaccgataacaacatggaccggaccgaaccgaaccgaagccttattggttcggttcgatttcgagtattgcaaccccaaaaccaaaccgaaccgcactggaaactggatgaacccgaaaccaaaccgaaatcggctcaaaaccaggatcgaaaccgaaaccaaaccggtaagaaaccgaaacactccaaaattcattaaaaaaaaatcaaaatttgcatagttttgtatacatttgtatggaaggtcgaatccaaactagaccaaaaaccaaaaccaacccggttacaaatcgatttaagaaaccgaagacaaaccgaaaccaaaccgcaccgaaaccgaaaccaaaccgaaaccggaatttccttattggtttggtttcggtttcaattttcccacaccgaaaccgactcaacccggaccaaaaccgagccggaccgaccgattgacacccctaatagtGATAATAGAAATCACTACTCTGAATCTGTTAGTACATTCACTTTAAACAATCTCTGGGACTTGGAATGTTTGAACTCTTTTATCCTTGCTTTTGTCAATGATTGTATTGCTCAAACCCCATTATCACATCAAGATGACAGATGGTGGTGCACCCTTTCTAAGGAGGGATCTTTCACAACTAAATTAACTGCCAAGTTTCTCAGCACCAATGCACTAACAAACTTCCATGCATGCTCAAACAGGTATTGTTGCTCTTCTCCATGCTCACAATGGTGGTGATTTTTCTGGAAAATCAGTATCCACCCCAACTATAAGCTTTTCTTTTGGAGAGCGATCAATGATGGATTACCAACAAAAGATATATTGTCTAAGTGGGTGGATATTGACTCCATATGTAGCCTTTGCCACTCCTAGCAGGAGTCTGTCTACCATTTTATGTTTGATTGTGATTTTTCAAGAAAGATATGAGCTGCGAGCCCACTGGGTTTAAAACCTAACCTTCTTCCTTTTGATTCTGTTAAGAAACTAGTTTCCTTTTGTTTCAACTCTGGTTTCATCCCCAAAAAAGACTTGCAATGGTTATTTTCTGTCTTTATCATCACCTACTACTTTATCCGGATCCACATAAATAAAATCCTGTACTTTGCACAAACGCTAGATCCCATCACTTTCATTAAGCACATTGAGTATTGTATTGCGAATGGCATTACTTGCAAATTCTCGGACAGGTGATATCTAACACAGATCCATATTGCATGACTCCGATAATTACACCAAGCTCAAACTCACTTATCATGATAACAAGTGTCATagataaggaaaaaaatatatctgcATGGGCTTTAgcatttatttttcaaaaaagagtCATCTTATGTGAAGCAAACTATGTATTGACAGGAGAAACTGGTGATGCGGAGGCGTTAGGTATTCTGCACGGACTGTCAAGGGCACGAACCAACAAATGGGTTATCGAAGAAGTATGGAGTGATGTGGACGTTCTCAAGAAGTTTTTTGATAAACTGTTAACTTTATGGCCTAGAACACTAATCATCTTAAGCGATGAGATGGACAATTATCTTATCTATCCTAGGTTTGGTTTACTAAAGACTAATAGTATCCTAGAGAATCTGAAATCTATGGCTTATGAAACTTTATCTGGCATGAAGCCAATATTTAGGACAGATATGGCATGTAATATATATTATGCTATCTAATGCTCTTATCCTTTGTTTTGGCTgataaaaaaggggggggggaattgagCTCTCATGACATAGAATGTGGTGGAAAGGGCTCTTGATTAAATGAACGTAAATTTATTGACTTCCTTTTCATTGGAAATGTTCCTCCAACTTCCTTCCTTCCCAATTGCGAATTTTAAGCATCTGCAAAAGACAATGACAATTAGAGTTTACTGAAACAATTGACATGACTATAGTTATGAATTTAATTGGTCTATGCAAGGATAACAAGGCATATATATTTATCTATGTACGTACTCTATAAAAGGACGTACTTGTGTTTTTTAGGAAAACTTTACCATCTGACCCAAATGACCCCATTTACCACTTAAATTACGACTAATGCCCCCATTTAACATCTCACcatatttaaaaaacaaaaaaaaaattctctccgTAATTCATAATTATCCACtatccataattatctctctccctctctctctctctctcactctctcttccctGAACGTGGAAGAGAAAAATTCTCCCTCATGTAACATATCtccataaataattaaaaaaaaaaaaaattctccccaTGATTATCTCtcctaaaattttcattcaatacGATTGGTTTCCTTACCAATACAAActcttaaaattttcatttaatacGATTGGTTTCCTTACCAATAAAAActcttaaaattttcattcaatacGATCAGTTTCCTTACTAATAAAAACTCCTCAAATTTCCATTCAATACCATTAGTTTCCTTATTCTTTACTAATaaaaacttctaaaattttcattcaatacAATTGGTTTCCATACCAATAAAAtctcttaaaattttcattcaatacGATTAGTTTCCTTACCAATAAAAACTCCTAAAATTCTCATTCAATATGATCAGTTTCCTTACCAATAAGAACtcctaaaattttcattcaataccattagtttccttattctttactaataaaaacttctaaaattttcatttaatacGATTGGTTTCCTTACCAATATAAActcttaaaattttcattcaatatGATTAGTTTCGTTACCAATAAAAACTCCTCAAATTTCCATTCAATTCCATTAGTTTCCTTACCAATAAAAACTTGGTTTCAGTATGATATCTCCTCTCCCTCGACTTTCCTTCTCTTACTCGCTtccttcctttccctctctctctctctctctctctctctctctctctctctctctctctctctctctctctctctccttcttgctGTTAATCCCTCTCTCTACCAGGAAGAATATTCATGGTTGCTTCCATCTTCTAGGAAGTGCTCGAGCTCACAGACCTTGAAATTGCATTCATGGGATCTGAACGACCGCCTCCTTCCGCAGAGACCACTTCGTCAACGATCTCCTCGACTGTAAGTCAAAGAGAAGCGTGGTCACTGAAATAGTTGTGAATAGAGCAAGAAGTTTTCCAAGCTTAAGGTAATCACTAACCAATAACCATTGACTTGCGTACTTTCCCATGCCACGCTCAACTTTTCTAGAATACCAGTTGTTCTTAGATTTTAGTCTTAAAGCTAGGGACTAAAATCATTGGGTTTTTTCACTATGGACATTTGTCTCTCTCCTGTGATGATGATCGTGCTATTGATATTGAGATGTGTTCAAGATGCCAGAACTTGAGACTGAAGGATGTTATTCCTACTAATAACAACAGATAGGATCTtgccatacaatcattgaattaCAAAATTAAACTGTAAGGGTCGacgcataccgttcaccatcgactgtgaagaatttacCGTCATTATATTCTTCATGTATCTTTATTCCTGCAATCCCAATCACAAACATAATGGAtcctctaggtttctcccactagctcccttaatgctctcttggtgatggaacTAATAATGAGATTAACGTTAGAgtaggaggaggacctagagtcctattaaataaagttttgcaccctcccatcaaggtgtgcaaatagggtaggactctttTCCGTAATTTGACgaggagtgggtttcctatttggaattcaattctatgagattagtatcggtcaataacctaattggtatatgtggcaataatagagaatattcttacaatctcccacttgaaccatatgaccacaaaattataatctcaaacataatttggattctaacatcatactgcagtatttgaaagtaaacccatcaactttatgtcatcacaatcataataccatatttgaacaaaactactaatgtggatcatggcggttatacatcatataacgaCATACTCCCTTCCATAGTCACAACACTAATAACTTCATCCAAACAGGTGCAAAAGTAGGGAATAGACTAGAAAAGTCTATAACTAAATGGTCTAATataatatctcacatatattaaataaaatgtgtacgcataataataaagtgagaaatattcagaaacaataaatatcatgatcatttaaataaataagaaaaatatctaacataatatgaccattacatcaaactttacataaaccCATGTTCATTATAAGATCTGTAAAGTGTTTAGGCGCTAATGCCTTGGTCATAGGATCAGCAATTATCAGACTTGTCTTGATGTGTGTAATAGACACTTCTTGTTTCTGAActgattccttcacaaaattgtattttactccaatatgcttcgctctacttgaatgcttatcattcttggagtaatataTAGTAGCAACATTGTCACAACATTCTCAGTGGCTTCGAAATGGTGTCGACAACCCGAAGTCCTGAGATAAAGTTCCGTAACCAAATTGCCATagatgtggcctcaaagcatatcacaaactctgcttccatagtagaagtagagaCACAAGCCTGTTTCTTGGACTTCCAAGAAATCGCCCCaccagtaagtagaaagatgtatcCTGATGTAGATTTCCTATTGTGGAGGCATCCTGCATAATCAGAGTCTAAATGTCCGATCACTTCTAAATGTCCGATCACTTCTAACCAATTAGATGCTTTGTAAGTAAGCATGTACTCCCTAGTCCCCTTTAAATAcctcatcaccttctttgctGCAACCCAATGATCCATGTCAGGATTACTCACATACCTGCCTAACATACCAACAGCAAAACTGATGTCTGGATGAGTACAAGTCATTGCATACATAAGAGTCCCTACTGTGAAAGAATAGGGAATATCCTTCATTTGTGCTCTTTTCAAATCATTCTTTGAGCATTGATTTAGACTGaacttatctcctttgataatggGGGAAACACCTGATTTGCAATTCATCATGCCATATCTTTCCAAAACTTTAttaatataggttttctgtgatagcccaagtatccGACGAGATCTATCACGAAAGATCTCAATACCGATAACGAAAGAAGCTAAacccatatctttcatttcaaagttcttagaaagaaagatctttgtatcactcaacaaaccaaaatcattactagcaagtaaaatatcatccacatataagaccagaaatataaattaactcccactaagtttcagatatatacacCTATCAAAGGTGTTCTTAACAAATCTGAAGGAAACAATGATATGGTCAAATTTAATATACCACTGTCTGAAAGCTTGTTTAAGTTCGTATatggatttcttaagtttgcacactagattttctttttcttgatcacTAAATCCCTCAGGTTGGTTCATGTAGACTTCTTCATCTAAATCTCCATTcaaaaatgcagttttcacatccatttggtgaagctctagATCATAATGAGCTACTAATGCCAATATGATTCTCAGAGAACCCTTCTTAGAGAcaggagagaaggtttcatggtaatcaatgcCTTTTTTCTGAGTGAATCCCTTTGCAACTAGTCTAGCTTTATGTCTTTCAATATTATTCTTCGAGTCGCGTTTGGttttaaatacccatttacaaccaatcgccTTAAAGCCCATTGGTAAGTGAACGAGATCCCATACATCATTGTCACTCATGGACTTCATCTCATTTTTTATGGCATCTAcccatttaagagaatcatCATCGTTTATGACCTATAAAAAGGTTAATGGGTCATTATTGATTCCAATATCAAACTCTGATTCTTGGAGATATATTATATAGTCATCAGGAATAGCAGACCTTCGAACCCTCTGAGGTCTTCTTTGAATTTCCAGTTGAGAAACATTCATCTATCAGTGGTAACTACATCATGGAGTGATACATCTTCAATAATTTGTTATTCCATAGGATCATTTTCAATAGTTACCCGTGGgacaacatcatcatgatgaatatgtacatcttctatagtttgttgttccactAGATCATTATGAACAGTCACCCGTGGAATAACAATGTTATCACGATATACATAAGTTGGTAAAGAAATTTGATGTTCTTTAAATACCACATGACGTGGTTTCTCACTCCTACTAATGTTAccatcctctaagaatctagCAGTTCGAGTTTCCACAATTCTAGTACTGTGTAGTGGTGCATAAAACCTTTAACCCTTTGACCATTGACAATAACCAATAAAGTAACAACTTATGGTTTTAGgttcaaattttctttcatgtggattGTACAATCTAGCTTCAGCAGGATAGCCCCATACATGTAAATGCCCTAAACTAGGTTTCTTTCCATTCCATAACTCGTAAGGAGTTTTAGGAACTGACTTACTAAGAACCCGGTTCAAGATATACACAGCTGTTTTTAATGCTTCGCTCTACAAGAATTCAGGCAATGAGGAGTTGCTCATCATGCTACATTGATTCGGGGGTTATACCCTTCAACTTAAGAAATCGGGTAAATGGTCCTTCACTTTACCCTATATCAATATATCTACCataatattcaccccctctatcaGATCTCACAATTTTAATATTTCTGTCTAACTTATTTTCGACTTCAGCacagaacacttcaaaagcatttaaagcattagattttttttttttaataagtagaCATAACAGTATCatgagtaatcatcaatga from Macadamia integrifolia cultivar HAES 741 chromosome 11, SCU_Mint_v3, whole genome shotgun sequence encodes the following:
- the LOC122092910 gene encoding uncharacterized protein LOC122092910, with protein sequence MLDLTVLCFFAITDRRSSYHDVIRVNEIQKVLDITGVKTYIINSARVVVLNERPQPSQGKDTCEVCDRSLLDSFRFCSLGCKIVGTSSNFRRKKQHLGKAFDDEESYSSSHGNGKNKVQSFTPSTPLPTVVNYRTANRRKGIPHRTPMGGLKKSVILCEANYVLTGETGDAEALGILHGLSRARTNKWVIEEVWSDVDVLKKFFDKLLTLWPRTLIILSDEMDNYLIYPRFGLLKTNSILENLKSMAYETLSGMKPIFRTDMACNIYYAI